Part of the Oncorhynchus mykiss isolate Arlee chromosome 12, USDA_OmykA_1.1, whole genome shotgun sequence genome, AATGGctctatggatgtgtgtgtgtgtgtgtgtgtgtgtgtgtgtgtgtgtgtgtgtgtgtgtgtgtgtgtgtgtgtgtgtgtgtgtgtgtgtgtgtgtgtgtgtgtgtgtgtgtgtgtgtgtgtgcgtgtgcaccaACAAATAAACCTTAATCACCTCTTCTTGGCAGTTGACCCAATTCATATAGGCGGGCTTTATAACGTCTCCAACGTATCCATGAACTGGGGATTATTCCCAATTTGTGTATTTAATCCCAACTCGTTATATCCCCAGTGGCATGGGATTACCGAAACCCGGGAAACTGAGGACCAGATGTATAACAGATAAACCAGGGTGTATACACCCACCAGCAtgcacaccactcacacacacacgcccgcaCGCAGCACAGAAactagcacaaacacacacaaagacaggcaAACCCTGCATAGGCAGGCACCTTGTTTGTCCAACTAAGAGAGTGAAGTCTCCGTCCCATAAATGATAGACCTGtgcttttctctgtcctctcctctacgtTCACACGCGTGTGACCTCCAGCTTTACAATGATCCATAGTCGTCACATGATCTCCATTTTGGATCTGTCACTGCACCTCCATTTCAAACCTTAATAACTTTACAACATTTTACAAGGAAAGCACACACATTAATATAACATATGTGTTTTACAAGAACACCGTTTTGGAGTCAGGGGGCGTAGGCTGAACCCTTTGTTGCGACAGCGGGCCCCCCTGGCGAGAACCTTTCCCTGAGTTTCTCAGAGCTTTTGAAGTGTGGGGCTTTATTTGATGTGGGGTGATGTGATTTATGCACGTCACTGGTGCTCCCCCTCGCTGGTCTCCGTTCGATCACCAGGGGCTTGGGAGAGAGTAGATCTGAGTTCaactactatttgaaatcatATCAAATACTTAATCTGGGCTTGATCAAGCTTGCCTGGCACAATGAAACCAATAGGAAAGTGACGTAAAACTGCACATCCCACCAAATTGACACTCCAGTCCGACTAGAGCAAACGCTAAAAATAttacaaatactatttgaacccaggtcaggGAGAAATCACTGGGTCTCACGATGTCTCCGAGACCCAGAGGCATGACTTAATCAGCCAGTTAAAAGCCAGGACCACTGCATTGCAGCCTTGGCTGGGCCCGTCTGCTGGGCTGTGGTTCACTCGGCCACTGGAGCTGCCAGATACTACGTCAGAAGGAGAGGAAACTGACTGATGACAATAAACAGggctgtaatgtgtgtgtacGCAAACAGCAGGAGAGATCCAGAAACATGGAAATAAAATTCATGTTAATAACGATAATGTCGTAATGGATTCTATACAGCACTCTTTCCAGGTGTACAAATCACTTCACATTGAAATGGGGGATACCCACCACATGCACTGCCAATGTTTAACACTTAAATTCATCTTGAGATTGAACTGTTTTTCTGAGACTGAGGCgttcctaatatggacaccgtacatGTGATAAAGTATTTCCAATTTACATTTACTGAAACGCATGACAAGTAATTACTTCTGCAAAGGTTGTACCTGCAAATCAAATGTCTACCTCAACAGGTGCTTGTTGTCTGCAGTTAACTTATAAAAACTCCCTCCCTGTAATCTACGTCCCCCGACCcacgtgttctctctctctctttctctctctctctctctctctctctctctctctctctctctcacacacacacacactctctctctctctccccccctctctctctctctctctctctctccctctctctctctctccctctctctctctctctctctctctctctctctctctctctctctctctctctctcacactctctctctcgctctccctctctcgctctccctctctctctctctctctctctctctctctctctctctctctctcaaagagcTGGCCAGTTTGTATTGGGCAGTTCTTACTCGgtaccctctccctccctcctctactcctcacTCTGTCCATTTTGGGGGTGGTGAGGAAGTCCCTTTCATGTGGAGGGTGATAAAGTAGCTCGCTGGCCTGCACTTGTCAATAGTCTCGCTCTGAGCAATAGACCATTACTTGAAAATAAACTTTATTTTCTGCACCGTTGCGGCATGGTGTTGCAAATGTGGGGATGGGGCCACCATGTTGCAACGGTGCAGAAAATAACTCAGCCCCAGCCTCTGCCCTAGCATCAGCATCAGCCCCTGCCCCAGCCTCTTCCCCATCCCTAGCCTCAGCCCCAACCTTTTATCCTGCCTCTGCACCAAtctttgccccagccccagcctcttaCCCAACCatttccccagccccagccccaacctTTGCCCCAGCCCCAGGCTCTTATCCAATCTTTGTCCCAGCCCCAGACCCAGCCCCAGCCTATTATCCAATATTTGACCCAGCCCCAGCCTCTTATCCAATCTTTGACCCAGCCCCAGCCTCTTATCCAATCtttgtcccagccccagcctcttaTCCAATCTTTGACCCAGCCCCAGCCTCTTACCCAAACtttgtcccagccccagcctctttCCCAACCtttgtcccagccccagcctcttaCCCCATCtttgtcccagccccagcctcttaTCCAATCTTTGACCCAGCCCCAGCCTCTTACCCAAACtttgtcccagccccagcctcttaTCCAATCtttgtcccagccccagcctcttaTCCAATCTTTGACCCAGCCCCAGCCTCTTACCCAAACtttgtcccagccccagcctctttCCCAACCTttgtcccagccccagtctcttACCCAATCtttgtcccagccccagcctcttaTCCAATCTTTGACCCAGCCCCAGCCTCTTACCCAAACtttgtcccagccccagcctcttaCCCAACCtttgtcccagccccagcctcttaCCCAACCTTTGTCCCAGACCCAGCCCCAACCTTTGCCCCAGCCCCAACCtttgtcccagccccagcctcttaCCCAATCtttgtcccagccccagcctcttaCTCAAACtttgtcccagccccagcctcttaCCCAACCTTTGTCCCAGCCCCATCCTCTTACCCAACCtttgtcccagccccagcctcttaCCCAACCTTTGTCCCAgacccagccccagcctcagccttaACAAGGTCCGTACTCCCCCTTTTACAGCAGGCCGTCCTTTAACGCTCAATCACAGTAGGAGACTGACACACTAAACCAACAACCCCCTCTCTTAAAACCATGCCGTCATGAAACTCACTCCACTGTACTAAGTGGTGACACATAATTGAAGTCTACTCTGCACCTAAAACAACTAAACATTAACAACAGTTATCTGGTCAATTTTAATCTAATCGTACCCATTTGAGGAAttactacatacatacatatcaaAATGAACTtgaaggggtggtggtggtagtggggctGATTGGTCTGACATACTACAAACATGAACCATATGTGTTTCACCCTTTGTCTTTAAAAGGTAGTCAggtggctttgttgtggaagtaCTAACCCCCTAGGAGAGTACGGTTTAACCCCCCAACCTCCCCTAGCTCTGACTCCCATCCTTCCCTTCCATCCATCCTGCATCAGGCCATCCCTCCCTCTGGCAGCCTCCCTCCAGCCTCCCATAGACTGATTCCTGCCCCTCCGGAGCTCCCATTTCCTAGAAGTTCCCCTAGCGAATGTCCGCCCCTGCAAGCCCCCCTGGGGCCAGGCCTGGTTTGGTCTAGTCTGAGAGGTAGTGGTCTAGTGGCCATGTGGCTGGATCCATGGATAACCatgtttgtgtcccaaattgcaccctatgccctatacaGTGTACTATCTTTGACCTGATCCCTATGGACACATTTGGGACGCAATCCCAGATTCTCTGTGACCTACGTTCTGAAAACTGCATCATGTTGCTGGGAAGGGAAAAGAGACCGGAGGGGCCAGGAGGCATTCAAAAACCTCAATTACAGCAGAAAATGGATTTGAACTAGATGTAAATTCAGCGTTTAAGATATTCCCACATCTAACCCTCCAGACTCCAGAAATGATGCTGTTGCGCTACAGTGGCGTCAGCGGCGGGATGCAGGAGGCGGGGCAGGCCAGGCCAGGGGAGGAAGTGGTGTCTCCCCAGTGGGAAATAGGTCTCGTTGCACTGCATGTTTATTCATGTGCACCGCTGGGAATGTGACAATGACAAAGAGAGCAGGATTTATAGTCTTAATAACCACGAATCATAATGGCTGCTTTGCGGTGCTGTCTAGACAAGGAACGGTTCAattgggtgtgggtgtgtgtgtcagagggttTTGGGGGTGCTGGGATGGAGGAAAGGGGGCggttggggggggggtgtcagtGTTGGAATGGGTGAGTTAAAGTGAGCATTCTATTGAGGTCTTAGTTGGGCTAATCTGGCCCATGTGACAGAGAGCAGTGAGCTTTGCCTGCCACGGAATGCCACAGGCTGTTGTGCTGTGGACAAAAAGAGACAGAGGCTTAAGCTGCAGGGGGGCAACACTGGCTCCCACCGCGCTCCCAGGGAGCTGCAGCACTCCGAGCTGCaccaagggagagagggaagttcTCAGGGTCTAACCCCCCCAAGAGGACTGGTGGAGCAGGAGTAACCAACGCCAGTACCAGAACCACCACTCATCAGCTCCACACCAACACCTCTAATGCAACACCCACGTACCggcctccccccctctctttgccCATGGCTgagggtggggaggggggatgaTTTGTACACATActcccctcgtctctctctctttctgtcctgctcaacccccctccccctcgcagaacgtgcacacgcacaagcgcacacaccgacacacgtacacacacacacggacacacgtacacacacacacacacacacacacacacacacacacacacacacacacacacacacacacacacacatgtacacacacacgtacacacacatgtacacacacacacacacacacatgtacacacacatgtacacacacacacggacacacgtacacacacacacacggacacacgtacacacacacggatgcatgtaaacacacacggacacacgtacacacacacacacggacacacgtacacacacacggacacatgtacacacacacagtgtgttggGATGGTTTCCTGACCAGTGAATAAAGTCATAACCAGATGTGGAGGGCAGACGCTCCTCTGGTGGTGTAGCAAGTTGTTGTGATTCCCTTCTGCAGAGACTGAGCGTCTTCATTTCACCCCCTGTAGTCACAGACAATCATCATATCTATCTGTCTGTTATAGGGAATTACCACAACAATGATAAACAATAACACAAATGAATCCccaattgttgttgttattttcctCCAAAAAATATGACTTTTTTTGGTAACTTTCTGAAGTGAAACTGTTCTTGAACATTGTGTTCTTCTCATTATGGATCAGAGAGTCACAGAGGATGAATTCATTAGACTACTACCCACAGTACTATTTACAGGTATACCCATTTGCAGTATGCATTTTGTCTGGTGCCAATGCAGTTATAGTACATAAACATCTGTAGAAGAGTTAAGGAGGTTTTAATTAGATCAGACTGAAATTGGCAATCAGTGTTTCAGAAAACAAAGCTGGGGCTGGAGAATCCCTCTCCGCAAAGGATTCAACATCCATGATCAAAATCAcagttttaaaacatgttttgagtctatacagtgtttgtttacatttactttgtttacaaacgtCAGAGTAAAACAAGCGTATATTTTGTGTTCTGATGGGGTCTGACAGTTAAAAGGCTGTTATTTAGTCTGCGTCACTATGAGATGGTATAAATAGACTGAAACTGGGTCTTAAACAGACGTAGTTTaatggggatttttgtattatgctaattcaaATTCCGCTGTGCCGTGGACATCGACCTTAGGGGGTCAAAAGTTTATTACAAGTCTTATAACGCATTAGAACCATAACATAACGCAGTACATCTGAAGACTTAAATAAAGTCTTACCGAAATGTCAGTCCCCCTCCCAAAACCAACCATCTAATTCATCCAAATCTCCCAGCAACTAGACTGAAGCTCTAGAGCTCAAGGTCTGGGAGGGACGTGAGAATTACAGCCGAGATGGAGTATTCAGGTCTGTCAGTGTCaactcctccccttttctctctctctctctctctccctccccatccctccctcgttcccccctccctccctccctccctcacttgcTTTAATTAGGAGAAATAATCAGGATTTGCATCACAATGATGACCAAGTCCCTTTTACCATAAGTGACCCGTTTGGCTTCAGAGGTCTAATGAAAACGTAACATCACCTAAGCCGTCCTTCACTAGATTCTCAGATTAACTGTGGACGGTCCCAAAGGAGAAAGCTCTGGTGCCTTGAGTTGGTTTAATTCCATTGTCTGATAAGCATTGCGCCCCTAAAATCCAGCCCAGCCAAATCCTCTTGAGAAGGGGCTAAGTGGCAGCGCTGAGtagggagaaggtggagaggagaggggagagaaagccAGCTATAGCCAGCTCTGGCTTCTTTGGAGCTCTCCCCCTAGTCTCCTCAATccacccccctcctctaccctcccctccacACCCTctggcctccctctcctctcccccactctccccctcaGCTGTCCCGCGCTACAATGGGGCTGAGCATCTTTTGTGGCATTAACGGTTTGTAGGAGCGAGGAGAACAATGTATGAGAAGTGAGGAGCGAGGGGTTCCCACACACAGGCACCGACGTGTCCTCTCACACCCCCCTCCTCGGAGACACCAAACCTGCACAGCTGATCCGCTGGCCCCCCTCTGTGCCTGGCTGCACCCCtttcacagaaaaacacacactcGTCCACACGCTCGTACATGGACGTTCTGAAAGGCaaaacagacatactgtacagtatgaatgCACGTATGGGCATGTTATATTTAGTCGTTAGACATATGACATATGTGTTCATGCATATGCATGTTTTCCAGATGGTCTGTTGCTACTGATGAACATAAACACACATATGTATGATGTacacaaatgcatgcacacacacactcacacccaacatacacacacacacacatatacacatacgcacgcacacacacacacacacacacacacacacacacacacacacacacacacatacacacacacacacacacacacacacacgcacacacacacacacacacacacgcacacacacacacacacacacatacacacacacacacacacacacacacacacacacatatacacacacacacacacattcttgcaCATGTTATTTAATTGGCTGCAGTGAGGCTGATGAAATCCTTTTGTTGTGTGAAGGCTGAGGGGATGTCTAGGGGCTTGATTCATTTGTACTGTCATAccgtgggagagggaggggtggggggtccCCTCCACTGGGGATGAAGGGTGGGAATGCCACTTACACACAAGGCTTCACTCCTCTACCTTCCACACGCAAGCAGAAAACGATCCGTTACCAGAAGTAGGTTATACCTATCCAGATGAGCGATCCCTACCGTAGATTTCCCACAAAATTAGCACATTCCATTTGCAATTCTAATATGTTCCGTGGCATGTGTAATTAAATGTGTTTATAAACATGCATTAGCATTTATAATGGCTTATCCATAAAAGTTATCATAAAGTGTTGCAGATGACTGAACACTGATTGAGCGGAGACAGTTAGGAAGGGAAACCTGAGTACACCTCTACAGGCTGACACATCAGCTGAGATGAGACCAGCTAGAGGCGAGTAACAATCACGCCAACCTTATTGGCGCATTATCCCACTATCGCTTGCTGCTACTGGTACTAATAaagctactactactgctacagcttaaactactgctactgctgctactgcaacTGCTACTGCCTCTACTACTAtggctactgctaatactactaatgctactgcaactactactactactactaaaactactgctactactactgctactgctaaaactgctactactactactgctactactactactgctaaagttaatactactgctactgctactgctaaataatactaatactaatactactgctactattactactactgctaaaacTACTGCTAGTGCTACTGATAATGATAaaactaccactactgctactccactactgatactgctaaaactactgctactgctacttctactactgctactgctactactattactactactactactgctactaccacgaGTTCtgctaccacaactactactaccactactactactacttctgctactgctactgatactacAACTAATACCACTgcttctgctgctactactgctactgctaccgctactattattactactactactactacttctacgactgttactactactgatactactactactactgtgcctactgctgctaatgctactgctactgctcctgctgttaCTGCtgatactgctactgctacttatattgctactgctactgctactactactactactactactactactactgctaaaactactggtactgctactactacgactcgTAAAACTACTGCTAATTCTACTGCTAaaattactgctactgctaccacgactactactactattactactactattgctagtactaccactactaccacaactactactaccactactactactaatattcctactacaactactaccaccgcTACTGCTAGAACTACtgctaaaactactactactactactatgctaCTGCTAaaaatgctgctactactactactgctgatgatactactagtactactactactactaatattactactactactactactactactactgctaaaactactggtactgctactactacgactcgTAAAACTACTGCTAATTCTACTGCTAaaattactgctactgctaccacgactactactactattactacgaCTATTGCTAGTACTACCActaaataatactaatactaatactactgctactattactactactgctaaaacTACTGCTAGTGCTACTGATAATGATAaaactaccactactgctactacactactgatactgctaaaactactgctactgctacttctactactgctactgctactactattactactattactactactactactactactactgctactaccacgaGTTCtgctaccacaactactactaccactactactactacttctgctactgctactgctactacaactaataCCACTgcttctgctgctactactgctactgctaccgctactaatattactactactactactactactactactgctaaaactactggtactgctactactacgactcgTAAAACTACTGCTAATTCTACTGCTAaaattactgctactgctaccacgactactactactattactacgaCTATTGCTAGTACTACCActaaataatactaatactaatactactgctactattactactactgctaaaacTACTGCTAGTGCTACTGATAATGATAaaactaccactactgctactacactactgatactgctaaaactactgctactgctacttctactactgctactgctactactattactactattactactactactactactactactgctactaccacgaGTTCtgctaccacaactactactaccactactactactacttctgctactgctactgctactacaactaataCCACTgcttctgctgctactactgctactgctaccgctactattattactactactactactacttctacgactgttactactactgatactactactactactgtgcctactgctgctaatgctactgctactgctcctgctgttaCTGCtgatactgctactgctacttatattgctactgctactgctactactactactactactactactactactgctaaaactactggtactgctactactacgactcgTAAAACTACTGCTAATTCTACTGCTAaaattactgctactgctaccacgactactactactattactacgaCTATTGCTAGTACTACCActaaataatactaatactaatactactgctactattactactactgctaaaacTACTGCTAGTGCTACTGATAATGATAaaactaccactactgctactacactactgatactgctaaaactactgctactgctacttctactactgctactgctactactattactactattactactactactactactactactactgctactaccacgaGTTCtgctaccacaactactactaccactactactactacttctgatactgctactgctactacaactaataCCACTgcttctgctgctactactgctactgctaccgctactattattactactactactactacttctacgactgttactactactgatactactactactactgtgcctactgctgctaatgctactgctactgctcctgctgttaCTGCtgatactgctactgctacttatattgctactgctactgctactactactactactactactactactactgctaaaactactggtactgctactactacgactcgTAAAACTACTGCTAATTCTACTGCTAaaattactgctactgctaccacgactactactactattactactactattgctagtactaccactactaccacaactactactaccactactactactaatattcctactacaactactaccaccgcTACTGCTAGAACTACtgctaaaactactactactactactactatgctaCTGCTAaaaatgctgctactactactactgctgatgatactactagtactactactactactactaatattactactactaatattactactactactactactactactactgctaaaactactggtactgctactactacgactcgTAAAACTACTGCTAATTCTACTGCTAaaattactgctactgctaccacgactactactactattactacgaCTATTGctagtactaccactactaccacaactactactaccactactactactaatattactactacaagTACTACCACCGCTACTGCTAGAACTACtgctaaaactactactactac contains:
- the LOC118937832 gene encoding extensin-like: MGPPCCNGAENNSAPASALASASAPAPASSPSLASAPTFYPASAPIFAPAPASYPTISPAPAPTFAPAPGSYPIFVPAPDPAPAYYPIFDPAPASYPIFDPAPASYPIFVPAPASYPIFDPAPASYPNFVPAPASFPTFVPAPASYPIFVPAPASYPIFDPAPASYPNFVPAPASYPIFVPAPASYPIFDPAPASYPNFVPAPASFPTFVPAPVSYPIFVPAPASYPIFDPAPASYPNFVPAPASYPTFVPAPASYPTFVPDPAPTFAPAPTFVPAPASYPIFVPAPASYSNFVPAPASYPTFVPAPSSYPTFVPAPASYPTFVPDPAPASALTRSVLPLLQQAVL